GATTGATTTTAATGTTCGACGGTCAACTTCGGGGTGCTCTGGGACGGTTACCGGTAAGCGGTTCGGGTGATATAACCGAATATGACTTCCCTTTTGTTTTCGTATATAATACCCAATTTTTTGAAGCGCCTTTACTACTTCCCTACCAGAAACAAGGGGCAATTTCTCGCTCATACAGCGATGGCAATCTCTTCCACCCAAACCCTATCTTGCGGGATAAACTCTTTGTCCTCCTTATAACACTCAAGACAAAGCTCAATTGCCTCTTTTATGTTTTTCAATGCCTCTTCTTTTGTTCTACCTTGAGAGACACAACCAGGAATTGCAGGGCATTCGGCAACAATATATCCATCTTCGCCTTCTGTAAGAAAAATTTTGTAGTTCATTATTTTTATAATTATAATTTATCCAAAATGAAAAAAGCAAAATGTAATTTTTAGATAGGAGGTGATAAAATGAGTGTGCCAAGCAAAGCGTATTGGTTCTTGTTGGTGAAAGTCCAACTTGGGCAAAGGTTAGCCACTAGCCCAATACTTAATTCCACATTTAGGGAGGTAACAAACTAAATGATGCTGGAAG
The genomic region above belongs to bacterium and contains:
- a CDS encoding type II toxin-antitoxin system HicB family antitoxin, with the translated sequence MNYKIFLTEGEDGYIVAECPAIPGCVSQGRTKEEALKNIKEAIELCLECYKEDKEFIPQDRVWVEEIAIAV
- a CDS encoding type II toxin-antitoxin system HicA family toxin translates to MSEKLPLVSGREVVKALQKIGYYIRKQKGSHIRLYHPNRLPVTVPEHPEVDRRTLKSILYTVNLTPESFKKLL